The Campylobacter curvus genome includes the window AAAACAATAAACTAAAAAGTAGATTAGAAAATATTGAAGCTGACATAGCGCAAATAGATAAACTAAAACAAAAAGCCGATCAAAGCGATGCCCTACAAAGCAAGCTCGAAGAAGCTAATGCAGATCTAGAAAGCAAAGAAAAAACAAATCAGTCTTTGAAACAAAGAAACGAAGAGCTGGAGGCGTCGCTAAGTAACGAGAATGCCTTAAAGGAAGATAATGATAGTAAACGACTACAAATCGTTAAACTACAAACTTCTATAAATAACAAAGATCAAAGAATATCCAAGCTGGAAGGAGAAGTAAAAGTTAAAGACGAAACGATAGAAAATTTACAGGATAAGTTAACTGTATTAGAAAACTTTAAAACGAAGGTTATTAGTTTTATCTCAAAAATAAGCAATCTAATACCGAATTTTAGTAGGTTGCTAGATGACGAACCAAATGAGGTAAAAAATGAGATACAAGGCAAGATGTATAGTAGGGATGGGATGGAGATGTAGTTAAAGGACTTTTGGGTGCTTGGGCGTAAAAATAGTCTAATTTAAAAATTTTTGCTAAAATTTTAAAAACAAAAAATAGGAGCACAATGGGCAAGATAGATGAAATTTGCAAGTATTTGGACGCTAAATTTAGCTCAAACGGCAAGATACAAAGCGACATCAAAGAGCTATTTATCTACCGAGCAAGTGTGCCGACCGAGTTTTTAACTGGCGTTTACGAGCCGGCGCTTTGCATGGTTTTTAAAGGCTCAAAACTGGCCAAAGTCGGTAATGATTTTTACGAGTACGATGAGCAGCGCTATCTGCTAGCCGCTACGCATATCCCTGCCGTTGCGAAGATCAAAGGCTGCCCGTATCTAGCTATAACGATCAACTTTGAGCTAGAGGATATTTTAAGCGTGATCGAGAGCATTGGCGGCGCCGAGAGCAAAAAGGGCGAGTTTGCAGGGCTAGCTCTTGGGGCAGTAGATGATGAGCTGCTTGAAGCCGTATTTAAATTTATCCGTTTGCTAGAGCGCCCAAACGATGCTAAATTTTTAGCAAAGCTCGCGATAAAAGAAATTTTATACATACTCTTAAAGGGCGAAAACGGCGATTTCCTACGCCAATACGTAATGCTAGAAACTATAGAAAACCGCGTCACGCGCGCTGCTAAAGAGATAAAATCAAACTACGCCGAGGCAATAAATATCGAAAATTTAGCCAAAAAGCTCGGTATCAGCGCATCGTCGCTATATCATAACTTCAAGCGTATTACGGCGCTTAGTCCGCTTCAGTTTCAAAAAAAGATCCGCCTCGAAGAGGCAAAAAATCTCTTGATAAATCAAAATTTAGAGGCCGCAGAGGCCGCATTTGCCGTCGGTTACGCGAGCCCGTCGCAGTTTAATAGAGAGTACTCCAGGATGTTTGGCATGCCTCCTAAGGCGCACGTCTTAGCCATAGCTGGCGCTTAAATTTAGTGCGGGCAAGGTCTACTGTCTCTCGTTGATTTTACCTCCCAAGCTCCTTTTGTCTAAAATTTACATTTTTGCCCCACCCTAACTACAAATTTGATCTAAATTTTGTATTTTTTATAATATTTGCAGAAATAGGCAATGATTTTGCAGGATCGTTCTACCTCCTTTTTTTTAAAACCGTTATAATCACTTCAGTTAAAAAATTAAAATTACAAGGAGCAAAAATGCAGTATTTAACATTAAACGACGGCAACAAAATGCCGATTTTAGGCTACGGAGTGTATCAGGTGGAGCCTGCAGAGGCTCAAAGGTGCGTTGAGGATGCGATTGGCGTGGGTTACCGTCTCATCGACACCGCACAGGCTTATTACAACGAAGAGGGCGTTGGCGCGGCGGTTAAAACGGCAATAGCCGGCGGCGTGAAACGCGAGGAGCTTTTTATCACCACAAAGCTTTGGATCAGTGACGTAAGCGAGGAACGGGCGCTAAAAGCCTTTGAAGCGTCGATGAAAAAGCTAGGGCTTGACTATCTCGATTTGTATCTCATCCATCAGCCATATAGCGACACTTACGGCGCGTGGCGAGCAATGAGTAGGCTTAAAAAAGAGGGCCGCATCCGCAGCATCGGCGTTAGCAACTTTAACGCGGGTCAAATTATGGACTTTACGATAAACAACGAGATAAAGCCCGCGATAAATCAGATCGAGTGCAATCCTTTTCACCAGCAGCTCGCAGCGCAGGCGAATTTAAAAGAGCTCGGTATCGCGATGCAAAGCTGGGCGCCGTTTGGCGAGGGCAGAAAGGATATATTTAGCAATGCGGTTCTAAAAACGATCGCACAAAAGCAAGGCAGAAGCGTGGCTCAAGTGATTTTACGCTGGCTCGTGCAGCGCGGTATCGTCGTCATACCAAAGAGCGTAAGCAAAGAGCGCATGGCGGAAAATTTCAATATATTTGACTTCTCGCTAAGCGAGGCGGATATGCAAACGATCGCAGGGCTAGACGATGGTGCGAGCCTATTTTTCGATCACAGCGATCCGCAGATAGTAAAGATGTTAAATAATTTTTCGAGATAAGTTCGGCTTTGCCGGCTAAATTTAAAAAGGTTAAATTTTAAAAAGTTTTTGATTTCGGCGCTATTTGCGGCGGCGCTAGCGGGAGGGCAGATGAACGAGAGCTTTACAAAAGAGAGCAAAATTTCAGACGTCGTCCGTGATGCGGCGTTTGGTGATTACGGCAGGCTGCTTTTCCCTACGCACAAGGGTTATTTTAGCGACAATACGGCTAGAGCAGCAAATTTAATAGCGTAAGAGAGCATCGCGAAAAATATAGACAAAGGAGAAAAGATGCAAGAAAAGCAAGTTTTGGTTAAAAAGGAAAATCTCGCCGTTTATGATAAGGTGAGCGATAAAATTTTTGCAGGCGGACTGCCTAAAGTCACGCTACTTTTTGCTGCGACGCCTTACGCAAATACAGGAGCGGCGCTGGTGCATTTTCCGCGCGGAGTTCGCACGGCGTGGCATACGCATCCTGCGGGTCAAAATTTAATCGTAACGCAGGGTAAAATTTACACCGGTACGGCGGATGGGATCATACAAATCGCTCGTCCGGGCGACGTAGTGCTCTGCCCACCTGGCGTCAAACACTGGCACGGAGCCGGACTGCACGAAGACGGCGAGCATATCGCGGTAACCTTTGAAAAGGACGGCAAAAACGTAACGTGGCTTGAGCATCTAAGCGAGGATGAGTATAAAAGCCTCGTCGAAAAAGCGGACGAGTCAAAAAAGTAGACTAAATAATCAACGCGCACTTACTATTATCGGTTACATATAAGCTTTTAATGATTGTTTGTTAAAAGCTTTCCGATAAAAAAACTTGGACGTTTTATTGACGAAAAATTATTTTTTGGTCGATAAAGTTTCGTCTAAGTTTTTATATTTTTCTTTTGCTCGGCCAAAGAAAAATATCGGCCGTCTGCCAAGACCTTACAGCAAACTTATTTGAGTTTGCTAAATAAGTATTATCATACATACTATAAAAAAATTACTTGATGCTTGTATATTGATAGATGATATTATTTTACGAATGTGTCAAGAAGGAAAAATAGTTTCTTGGTAACTTTAAATAAAATAAATATTGTTTTTTAATATTAAAATTTATTTTTAATATTTACTTAAGTAATAGATATAACGAGTTGGTTTTTTTATAATTTCCACACAAGCTCGCATGATTCTTGGTGTCTTTATAAATTTTAAAAATTTTGTGAAAAAACATGCTAAAATCATCTCAAGCTTAAAAATTTGCTACATAAAATTTTATTTTGCTACAAACATTAAGCTATATTTTATGAAAGGTGACTGCAATATAATATTGTAGAAACATCGTAGTTTAGGTATTTTTGGTGTCACGGGGGAGACTTGAACTCCCGACCTCCGGCTTATGAGACCAGCGCTCTAACCAGCTGAGCTACCGTGACTACAAAATAATGAGTGCGTGGATTATACAATCTGCGAACTTATTTTTAGCTAAAATTTAGCAAATTTTAAATTTCAGTAAATTTGGCCGAAATTTAGAGCTTCAAGCGCCTTTAAATCGCTCCACTCACATCTTAAAAAGCAAGCTCTCATCAAACGCGCACGATCTCATCTCAAGCTACTTGACGAAAAATTCCTGTGCCGCGCTTTTATCGACAGGTTCTACTTCTAAAATTTTATCTGCGATCGTTACTTTGTAAGTCCTGTCCTTGGCGGCCTTTGTATAAGCGAGCGCGAGACGAGCGGCAAAGCGCATATCTTCATCGTCAGCTCCTACGCTTAAGAAGCTTCTAGCTCCTACGATATCGTCATTTTCATCAAATTTTACGGCGTTAAATTTATCGTTTGGATTAACTTCAAGTGCGCTATTGTCCGCTTCGTCGCGCCCTATGACTAACTTTGCGCCGTTTTTTAGGCGCAAATGACGCCCCAGCTTTAGCCATGTAACGTCGATATCGCGCATCTGCGCGTCAAATTTCAGATAGTCTTTTATCTTTACGGCGAAGCTATCGATAGTGAGCAAACACCCGCCGCCCGGCGTCGCATAGTCTTCAAAGCCAAATTCCGCCGCCATTTTTAGTTGCGGTTTTCTGTCGCGCCCACTTATGGCCATCAGCTTTTCGCGATCGACCCAGCCCTCGCGCTCGGGCTTTGTAGGGGCTAAGAGCTTCGCGCACATCGGACGAAGCACGAGGTCGTTTTCATCGTCTGCTAGGCGCTTGACCTGAAATAGCGCCTCCCTACGCTGACTCATCGGCCGCTGCCCCAAGACCTCGCCCGTGATGATAAAGTCCGCCCCCTCGCTTTTTAGCATATTTAAGGCGGTCTTAAACATATATCCGTGGCAGTCGATGCAGGGGTTAAACTGCTTGCCGTAGCCGTATTTCGGGCTAAAAAGTACATCGCGTAGATACTCGTTTCGCATATCTACGACCTTAAATTTCGCCCCGGCTAAATTCGCCCGGCGCTCTAAAACGGCGTGTTTGTCCTCATCCACGCCAAAGCCGGTATCCATATAAAGCGCCACGACCTCGATGCCTTGATCGCTGATGATCTTCATCGCGAGCATACTGTCAAGCCCACCACTAAATAACGCTAATGCCTTCATCCTAACTCCATTTTAAAGCCAAAATACTACTTAAAATTTGAAATTTTGTAAAGATGGCGCGGTAAGTGGCGGGGGTGAAATTAAAATTTCACCCCTTTGCGGCTAGTTTTACTATCTCTTTTATCACCTCACTCGCGGCTCTTAGCGATCTGACCGGCAGGTATTCGTAAATGGAGTGAAAGTTATGCCCACCGGTAAAGATATTTGGCGTAGGCACGCCCTTGCTAGAGATCACCGCTCCGTCGTATCCGCCGCGCATAGGCTTGATCTTTGGCGCGATATCGAGGTTTTTAAAGGCTTGCTTAGCCAGCACTATCGCCGGCGCACTCTCGTCTTTTAAAAAGCTATAAACGTTTTTGTATCTGTCATTTAGCGTGATCTCGATGCGGCCGTCCCAAACGACGTTCAGGCCATCGGCTAAATTTTGCAAAAACTGCATCCGCTCTTTGTATTTTTGCTCGTCAAATTCTCTTATATCAAGCTTTAGGATCGTTTTCGCGCTGTTTCCGCTAAGCTCCTTGACCCAAAAATACCCTTCCTTGCCCTCGGTGTATTCGGGTGCTTCGCCGCCAGGTAGGAGCGAGATAAATTTATGCGCCATCAAAAGCGAATTTACGAGCTTTCCTTTGGCGTTCATCGGATGAGCCGAGACGCCTTTAAATGTAAGCACGCAGTCCCCGGCGTTCCAGTTTTCATAGATGAACTCGCCTATCTCGCAGCAGTCCAGACAGTATCCAAAATCAGCCCCCAGCTTGCTCGCATCAAGCGCCTTTGCACCGCGCAAACCCTGCTCCTCGTCAGGCACGAAGCAAGCGATCACCTCGCCATGCTTGACGTCCGGATTTTTCACGAAATATTCAAGCGCATTTACGATGCTGGCGATCGCGGCTTTGTCGTCCGCTCCTAAAAGGCTGGTGCCGTCAGTCACGACGATATCGTCTCCTACATAGTTTTCAAGCTCGGGATTATCACTAAATTTTAGGAAAATTCCAAGCTCGTCGTTTAAGCAGATGTCGCCGCCCTCGTATTTTACGATCTTGGCTTTCGTGTCGGCTGTTTGCTCTGCGCTCGTATCAAGATGTGCGAAAAAGGCGATCTTGGGCGAAATTTTATCGTGATTTGCCGGGATTTTGGCGATCAATATCGCTCTTTCATCGAGGCTGATATCTTTTATGCCAAGCGCTTCCAGCTCGCTTTTTATGAGTTTGACCAGCTCGAGCTCGGTAGGGTTTGACGGCATGATACCTGCTGCGCCGTTAGCTCTGTTTGTGGTCGTGTTTATCTTGGTGTAGTTTAAAAATCTCTGCACTATATCCATGCCCGCCTCCTAAATTTAGATAACGAAAAATGCGATCGCTACGACTGAAAGCAGCATACCTAAAAACGTTCGCTTCGCAAGTTGGATAGGATTTACCATGGCAAGTCCGGCGCACACGATAGCAGCTCCCGCGATAGGCGATGCACTCCTACCAAGCGCTCCTGAAATAGCAGCCGCCATACCAAGCTTATCTTGCGCAAAGCCAAGATCGGCTGCGTGGATAGTGACGGCTTGGTTGAACGCAAATGTAGCCGCATCGCCAGAGCCCGTGACTACGCCCATGATGAAAGGCACGAAAGTACCGCCGAATTTCACATAGCTTTGATCGACTTTTAGCCACTCGATGACCACATCTATCGCTCCGCAAGCCTTTAGTCCCGCGACAAATACCCCGGCTGCGATGATGATGCCCATGATGTCGGCGTAGGCTTTTCCCATGCCGTTAAAAAATTCCTTCGTTATCTTCTCTGGATTTGTAAGAGTCGCTACGATAGTGACGATAGCGCCTAGTATCATCGCCTCAGCCACGCCCATTTTGGTCCATTTGAGCAGCTCTATCTTACTTAGCTCCGTTCCGCCCACGACTAATATCGCCAAAGGAACGAGTGGCATGAGCGCATATATCAAATTTACCTTAAATTCGCTGGCTTCAGGCTGGACGGCATCGCTCTCGTTCATATAGTTTTTGCCTTTGGTATAGTCTTTAAAAACGACCGCCATCACCATCATAACGACCAAAACTATCGCAAGAGCGATAAACGCACTTGGAATTTGCACCTTGATGACGTCTTGGACGGTGTAGGTCTCGACGCTTTTCTTTACTAGATCGGTCACATAGATGTTGTGAGCCGAGCCGGGGCTCAAAACGCCGCCGAATGTGCCGGCAAGCACGGCTGCACCAGCCATCGCAGGATGAACGCCGCTAGCCATGAGTAAAGGTATGAGAGTAGCTCCGACGACAGCCGAGCAGCCGGCGGCCGAAGGTATCGCGATGTTGATGAAATACGTCAGTATCGTAGTCATCGGTATCAAAACAAAGCCGATATTTCTAAGCGGTCTTGTTAGCAGCGTGACAAGGTGCTGGTCGCATTTGGTGTATTTCATAACAAAGGCAAAGCCCATGCTAGCGCAAATAGCCTTTATGAGCCCGGCTTTAGTCATATACTCGGTAAATGCGCTCAGAGCACCCATCGGCTTTAACGCCACTACGCAAAGTATCAGACCCACGGCTATAAGCACGGTTTTGGTCTCTCTTTTTTTGATCAAAAGATATATGACGGCGATGACGCCTAAGACCGATAAGATCAACTTTAAAGTCTGCATTCTCTCCCCCTTTAAATTTTAAATTTGCTTCCTGATTTGATGTATGAGATCTCTTTGCCGTAAGCGAATTTCAAAATATCGCTATATCCGATCACCTCTGCTTGGTCGCCCTTTATGACAAGCGCCGTGCCTTCTGGCAGCGCATAGACGATATCTTTTTTGTTCGCTATCAAAAACTCCTCCAGCCTCTCCTCTCTGCTCTCGCCGTTATGACCTGAAATTTTACCGCTGATGAAGTGAGGATTGATCTGATAAGGGAATAAATTTAGCGCTTTAAACGAGCGAGGCCTGATGATAGGCATGTCGTTTGTAGTCATCATCGTCTTGCCCGCGATATTCGCTCCTGCGGACCAGCCGAAGTATTTCGCGCCCTTTTCTACGGCCTCTTTTATAGGTTCGATGAGGCCGAATTTATAAAGATCATGTAGTAGCATGAAGGTATTGCCGCCACCCACGCAAATGCTTCTTGCGCCCTTTATCGCCGCCTTTTTATCCTCGTAGTGATGTATGGATTTGATATTTTTGTTTTTTAGACGGTCGATGACCTTTTGCTCGTATTCGTCGTTCGTTCGCCTGACTCCGGCGTATGGGATAAATAAAATTTCATCCTTGCCCGCGTCGCCTAAAAAGTCCTTGACCCAGTTTTTGCAGTGGCGCAGATAGCCGGTGTCTTGGTAGCTTGAAGCGCTGATCAATAAAGCATTTTTCATCTCTCCTCCTTATTTGTTTGAATTTAGCGCATAAGCGCATCGTAAAAATACATCGACCCCTGCCATCAGCGAGTCCTCGTCAAAGTCGAATTTCGCGTTATGATGGCCTGCTTTTAGGCTCGTGCCTATCATCAGATAGCCGCTTTTGCCGCCGCTGTTTTGCACGGCGTGCATAAAGTGAGCGAAGTCCTCGCACGCGCTGAAATCAGACTCGCGCTTGATCTTGTCATCATCTATAAATGGCGACGCCAAAGCCGCGTCGTAATAAATTTGCGTCACCTCTTCGCTACTGTCGCCGCCTGCCGTGCCTCCAGTTATGGTTATCTCGCTGCTGACGCCGTAAATTTTACAAACGCCATCGACTATGTCTTTACAAGCGTTGAACATAAATTCATTAAGCTCGGTCGTCTCGCCTCTAGTCTCGCACGCTAGATAGCCGTTTGGAGCGATGACGTTGCGCCCTTCGCCCGCACGCAAGACACCCACGTTTATGCGAGTCACGCCTTTTGCGTTTCTAGTGATGCCGTGCATGTTTAGAGCCATTTGAGCGGCAGCTAGCAAGGCGTTTGCACCCTCTTGAGGAGCACCCGCCGCATGAGCCGAACGACCCGTGAGCTTCACGTCAAATTTCGTCGTAGCCAGCAGCTTTTTAGTACCGCATATCAAAGCCCTCGGCTCGGTCGATTGAAAGCCGATATGACCGCCAAAGAGATAATCCACCCCCTTCAGCACTCCGGCCTTTTCCATCGCCACAGCACCTCTAGTGCCCTCCTCTGCAGTCTGAAAGATAAATTTAAATTTGCCGTTTAGATCGTTTAAATTTTCCTTTATGAGCTTAGCTAGCGCTAGCCCCATCGTGATATGTCCGTCATGTCCGCAAGCGTGCATACATCCGGGTTTATCCGAGCTAAAGCCCTCTTTCGTCGGTCTATGACTATCCTCGCCACACTCGGTCACATCGACGCAGTCGATGTCGAACCTATAAGCGATACATTTCCCCTTCCTGCCCGTATCGATAGTGGCTACAAGCCCGGTCAGTCCGTCCTCCATAGCATCTAAAAATTTAGCCTCATCGGCGTTTAAAAGCGTTCGCGCGCGCTTTATCGCCTCCTCACACTGTTGCTTACTGCCAAGGCCTAGCCTAGCCTCCGGCACGACGACCTCGCGCCCCAGCTTGACCTCGTAGCCTAAATTTCGCATCCTGTTTGCGATGACGGCGGTCGTGAAAAACGTGAACCAGCCGGTCTCCGGGTGCGAGTGGAAAAAGCGTCGATCGGCTACCAGCTCGTCCTTTAGGGCCAAGACCCTATTTGCGATCTCATCCATATCCTGCTCCTTAGTTTTGTGATAGTTTTATCATTGCAGCGGCTAAAATTTCAGTCGCTTTGAACGCATCATCGAAATTTATGCTCTCATTTATGTTATGGCTGATGCCGTCCTTGCACGGGATGAAGAGCATGCCCACAAGCTTTGCGATGCCCGGCATATTCATCGCGTCATGCCCGGCTCCGCTTGGAAGCCTCAGCGTCTTTATGCCTAGGCTTTTCGCCTCGTTTTCGAGCAAATTTATGACCTCGTCGCTAAGTCTTACCGGCGTATCTTTGATGAGCTCTTTTATCTCGTAGCTAAAATTCAGCTCTCGCGAAAGATCTTGCACGAAAGCTCTAAGCTCTTTATCAAGCGCCTCAAGATCGCTTTTATCGATGTCTCTTATATCCACGCCAAGCCTCACTTCGCCCGGCACGACGTTTAAAACGCCGGGCTTTGTCTGAGCGTAGCCGATCGTCGCTACGGCAGTCTTTTTAGCTCGGGCGAAATTTTGCGCGGCGATGATGATGTGACTGGCCGCCACGAGCGCATCGTTTCGCATATTCATAGGCGTAGCGCCGCTATGATCGGCTCTGCCCCGCACTAAAATCTCATAACGTATAGGCGCTGCGATACCAGTGACTATGCCTACGGGGATGTTTTGCCTCTCTAGCACCGGACCTTGCTCGATGTGAAGCTCGAGATAGCTGTGAAAAGTGCCCTTTGGTAGCAAGGCATCGGCTAAATTTTGTGGCCTTAAGCCAAAATCCCTCATCGCATCATAAAGCGAGACGCCGCTCTCGTCCTTTAGCTCGTGCAGCCTTGAAAGAGGCAGTTTGCCGCTTACTATTTTACTACCTATGGTCGCCATCTTAAAGCGACTGGACTCCTCGCAGCAAAACACGATGAGCTCAAGAGGGTGCTTTAGCTTCACACCGCTTTCTTTGATCGCTCGCATGGCTTCAAGTCCGGTCATGACACCTAGCGTGCCGTCATAAAAGCCGCCAAACGGCACGCTATCTACGTGCGAGCCCACGCTCACGGCGGGTAAATTCAGCTCGCTCACGTCGTCAAATTTCGCGTAAATGTTGCCCACCGCGTCCTCTTTTAGGCTAAAACCGGCCTCTTTGACGAGCGATATCAGATACTCTCTTGCCTGCTTGTCCTCCTTTGTGAAGGCAAGCCTCGTCAGTCCTCCGCCCTTTAAGGCGCCAAATTTAGAAATGGCTTCAAATTCGCCTTGAAGCCTCTTGCGATTTATCATGCGCACTCCTAAAATAAAAATAAATTTAAATTATTTTATTACTTTTGTAATTTTAGCACTATTTGGTAATTTTGTAGTAAAAAGCCCGAAATTTATCTATGAGTTGCGGATCTGAAATTTTAGATTATTGATTATGGCGGCTATCTTTTGCAGCTTTTCTATCTTGTCGGAGTCGCTACTAGAGCGGATGTGAAGCTGTAAATTTTCATAAAATTTTATCTTTAGATTTGCTATGGCCGACAGTAGCTTTTTCTCATCGCCAATTACCATCGCACTCTCGTCAAGCTCGATCTCGCGCAGTAAAATTTCATCGCTCTCGCCGCTGTTAGACAAGATCGCTCTAAAGCCCTCTTTATGATGTAAAAAATACTTCTCATCTATCGTATCTAGCACGATCGCAGCGAAATTTTCATTAAAAAGCATGCTCTTTAAGATCGAAATTTCAAGGATGTCTTTTTGAGCGCGAGCGATAGGCCTATTTATGAAATTTTGGCTATTTGGCTGTGTGTTTTGCGCCCTTACGCCGCCTAAAGAGAACGAACTCATATCTATGCCAAGCAAGCTGGCGACTAACGGAGCATAGCTGGAAGCGACGATATTTTTTAGATTTTTCGTGTAGGCCTCGATCTCTTCAAGGCACTTTTGCTTTTGAACGGGGCGCGTTAGATCGTAGTTTTTGGCTATTTGACGGATATAAAATTCTCCAAGCTCCACACCTGAAGCAAAAAGCTCCTCAAGCTCCTTTATCCGCCCTGCAAAGACCATGTCGGCAGGATCGGCTCCACCTGCGATGATGACGACGCTACCGTCTATTTCGTTCAGGCTTAAAAGATGAGAGGACTTTATCGCCGCATTTATGCCCGCTGCGTCGCCGTCAAAGCAAAGCACGACGTTTATATCATCTCTTTTTAAAAGTGGCAGGTGTTTTTCGGTTAGAGCCGTGCCAAGCACCGCTACGGCGTTTGTAAAGCCCGCAAAATGCAACATTATGACATCAAGATAGCCCTCGGTGATGATGATCTGCTTTTTCTCGAAAATTTTTTGTTTCGCCAAATGATAGCCGTAAAGCAACTTTGACTTGTCAAAGACCGCACTTTGGGGAGAATTTACATATTTTGCGGGATTGTTCGAGATCGTGCGTCCGCCAAATCCCACGAGCCTTCCCGTGTGATTATAGATAGGAAAGGTTATGCGACTGATGAAGCTCGCGTAAATTCCGCGTTCGTTTTGCTTTACGATGCCGACCTCCAGCGCCTCGGACGGCTCGATCTTTTCGTTTTCCAGTAGCCTTATAGTCTGCGCGCTATCGCCCGCCCAGCCAAGCTCGAAGCGCTCTATCATCGCGTCGTTTATGCCCCGCGAGTAGATGTAGCGCACCGCCTCGTCGTTTTTGTAAAAGGCGCTTCTATAAAATGCATTCACGTTTTCAAGGATATGCTTGTTCTCTTTGGGGGCGAAATTTCGCTCGCTGGTGTATTCGAGGCTGAAATTTGAAATTTGAGCGATCTTTTCGATAGCTTCTACATAGTTTAGCTTTTCATAATCCATCACGAATTTTATCGCGTCGCCTCCGGCCTTGCACGCGAAGCAGTGGAAGATCTGCTTGCTTTGGCTGATGCTCATACTAGGGTTCCTGTCGTCGTGAAACGGGCAGATGCATTTGAAATTCGCACCCATTTTACGCACAGAGATGTAGTGTGAGATGATGTCTACGATGTCGATTTGATCTTTAAGCTTTTGTATGGATTTTGGCTCTATCATAAGCGAAATTATACTATGGCTTTGCTATAATGCAAGTAAATTTTAAACTTAAAGCAGCAACGTGGATATATTTTTTATAGAGCATAGAGACCCGATATTTAGCCTCATCGTGCTTTTTAGCATCGTTTTGATGATAGCCGCACTTAGCTATGCGTGGGGCATATTTTCCAGCAAAGACGAGAAAAAAAAGATCGAGAAATTTATCAAAAAATTTGACAGTCAAAGCGCTATCAGCGAGCAACATAAGCAAATTTTGCTAAGCCCCGAGGTCGATAGCCAAAGTCTGAGCGTGCTTGGTATGACCTTTGCTAAAAACGGCGACTTTGAAAAGGCGATCAGCGTCTATCTCATCGCGCTTTCAAAGGTCAAGGACAAAAACGAGAAAGAATTCATCCTAAACGAGCTTGGCGAGGTTTATTTTAAGGCCGGCTTTTTGAAGCGTGCGGACGATATATTTTTAGAGGCGCTGAAGCTCTCGCCGCGAAATGCGGTCGCTCTTCGCTTTTTAACGATGATAGACGAGAAGCTAAAAAACTATGACGAGGCGCTTTATGCGCTAAATTCCCTAGAAGAGCTGGGCGTGAGCGTTCGCGCTCAAAAGGCCTATATAAAGGCCATAGCGATCCTTGACGATAAGAATTTGGACACGAAGCAAAAGAGCGATAAAATTTTAGCTTTAAGTAGCGACTTTGCGCTTTTAAAACGCATGGTGATGCAGATCCTCATAAAAAACGGGCTAAATTTAAGCGAATTTAAAAATTTCCCGCCTTTAGACGAAGTCATAGACCTCATCTATCTGCAAACCAAGCCCGTAAATTTAAGCGACGACGAGTATAGGGCGCTGTTTTACGCGAAGGGCTTGATCGATGAGAAGTGCGATATAAAGGGCTTTGAGCTAAATGTCATAAAACATCTGAACGACGCTGGCTACAAAGGTGCGACACTAAGCTTCAACTACGTTTGTAAAAGCTGTAAAAACTCCTTTCCTATGCACTTTTACCGCTGTCCGATGTGCCACGAGCTAGGAAGTGTCAAAATTTTGCCTCATATCAC containing:
- the pepE gene encoding dipeptidase PepE: MKNALLISASSYQDTGYLRHCKNWVKDFLGDAGKDEILFIPYAGVRRTNDEYEQKVIDRLKNKNIKSIHHYEDKKAAIKGARSICVGGGNTFMLLHDLYKFGLIEPIKEAVEKGAKYFGWSAGANIAGKTMMTTNDMPIIRPRSFKALNLFPYQINPHFISGKISGHNGESREERLEEFLIANKKDIVYALPEGTALVIKGDQAEVIGYSDILKFAYGKEISYIKSGSKFKI
- a CDS encoding amidohydrolase, giving the protein MDEIANRVLALKDELVADRRFFHSHPETGWFTFFTTAVIANRMRNLGYEVKLGREVVVPEARLGLGSKQQCEEAIKRARTLLNADEAKFLDAMEDGLTGLVATIDTGRKGKCIAYRFDIDCVDVTECGEDSHRPTKEGFSSDKPGCMHACGHDGHITMGLALAKLIKENLNDLNGKFKFIFQTAEEGTRGAVAMEKAGVLKGVDYLFGGHIGFQSTEPRALICGTKKLLATTKFDVKLTGRSAHAAGAPQEGANALLAAAQMALNMHGITRNAKGVTRINVGVLRAGEGRNVIAPNGYLACETRGETTELNEFMFNACKDIVDGVCKIYGVSSEITITGGTAGGDSSEEVTQIYYDAALASPFIDDDKIKRESDFSACEDFAHFMHAVQNSGGKSGYLMIGTSLKAGHHNAKFDFDEDSLMAGVDVFLRCAYALNSNK
- a CDS encoding M20 family metallo-hydrolase; this encodes MINRKRLQGEFEAISKFGALKGGGLTRLAFTKEDKQAREYLISLVKEAGFSLKEDAVGNIYAKFDDVSELNLPAVSVGSHVDSVPFGGFYDGTLGVMTGLEAMRAIKESGVKLKHPLELIVFCCEESSRFKMATIGSKIVSGKLPLSRLHELKDESGVSLYDAMRDFGLRPQNLADALLPKGTFHSYLELHIEQGPVLERQNIPVGIVTGIAAPIRYEILVRGRADHSGATPMNMRNDALVAASHIIIAAQNFARAKKTAVATIGYAQTKPGVLNVVPGEVRLGVDIRDIDKSDLEALDKELRAFVQDLSRELNFSYEIKELIKDTPVRLSDEVINLLENEAKSLGIKTLRLPSGAGHDAMNMPGIAKLVGMLFIPCKDGISHNINESINFDDAFKATEILAAAMIKLSQN
- the dnaG gene encoding DNA primase, which codes for MIEPKSIQKLKDQIDIVDIISHYISVRKMGANFKCICPFHDDRNPSMSISQSKQIFHCFACKAGGDAIKFVMDYEKLNYVEAIEKIAQISNFSLEYTSERNFAPKENKHILENVNAFYRSAFYKNDEAVRYIYSRGINDAMIERFELGWAGDSAQTIRLLENEKIEPSEALEVGIVKQNERGIYASFISRITFPIYNHTGRLVGFGGRTISNNPAKYVNSPQSAVFDKSKLLYGYHLAKQKIFEKKQIIITEGYLDVIMLHFAGFTNAVAVLGTALTEKHLPLLKRDDINVVLCFDGDAAGINAAIKSSHLLSLNEIDGSVVIIAGGADPADMVFAGRIKELEELFASGVELGEFYIRQIAKNYDLTRPVQKQKCLEEIEAYTKNLKNIVASSYAPLVASLLGIDMSSFSLGGVRAQNTQPNSQNFINRPIARAQKDILEISILKSMLFNENFAAIVLDTIDEKYFLHHKEGFRAILSNSGESDEILLREIELDESAMVIGDEKKLLSAIANLKIKFYENLQLHIRSSSDSDKIEKLQKIAAIINNLKFQIRNS
- a CDS encoding tetratricopeptide repeat protein, producing MDIFFIEHRDPIFSLIVLFSIVLMIAALSYAWGIFSSKDEKKKIEKFIKKFDSQSAISEQHKQILLSPEVDSQSLSVLGMTFAKNGDFEKAISVYLIALSKVKDKNEKEFILNELGEVYFKAGFLKRADDIFLEALKLSPRNAVALRFLTMIDEKLKNYDEALYALNSLEELGVSVRAQKAYIKAIAILDDKNLDTKQKSDKILALSSDFALLKRMVMQILIKNGLNLSEFKNFPPLDEVIDLIYLQTKPVNLSDDEYRALFYAKGLIDEKCDIKGFELNVIKHLNDAGYKGATLSFNYVCKSCKNSFPMHFYRCPMCHELGSVKILPHITQADDENGNTF